TCACCCCGACGACTTTCGACAAGGCATTTCGCAGCGCGACCTTCCTGCCTGACGTGATCCGGCGCGACCGCAATCAGGCGGAATTCACACTGGGCGTGGGCGATTACATGGACCGCGTGGTCTCCGACAGCCGCATCGCCAATGGCCGCACCCAATTCGCCGGTCAGGCCCGCACCCTGCAGGCGCTGCAATCGCATTACGGCGTGCAGGCGCAGTATGTCACCGCGATCTGGGGCCTGGAAAGCAACTATGGCACCAACCGGGGGGAAACCCCGCTGATCTCCGCCATGGCGACACTGGCCTACGAAGGGCGGCGGGCGAATTTCTATGAACAGCAGCTGATGGCGCTGCTGCGGGTCGTGCAGCACGGCGACACCACCCCCGACCGCATGGTCGGAAGCTGGGCCGGCGCCATGGGCCATACCCAGTTCATGCCGACCTCCTATGAAAGCTATGCGGTCGATTTCACCGGCGACGGGCGGCGCGACATCTGGGCCGAGGATCCGACCGATGCGCTTGCCTCGACGGCGGCCTATCTGGATAACTTCGGCTGGATCGAAGGCCAGCCCTGGGGGATGGAGGTCATCCTGCCGCGCGGCTTCGATTACAACCTTGCCGGCGGCAGCGTGAAGATGCCCTCGCAATGGGCCGAACTTGGCATGCGCGCCGCCCACGGCACGATGCGGGATTACGGATCGGCCCGGCTGCTGATCGTGGCGGGCGCCGGGGGGCCGGCCTTTCTGGTGTTCAAGAACTTCGACGTGATCAAGCGCTACAACAATTCCGACAGCTATGCG
The Pseudooceanicola algae genome window above contains:
- a CDS encoding lytic murein transglycosylase, giving the protein MRLLSKVLPPTLSLMLIGLSPSAQAGSPDESVRPMARPGASLAFAGPTADAGATLTAGTQRSLTVTRSLRPRNRPEAMVRTSTASSAEPARPQANDPGFDRWVRSFRARALARGITPTTFDKAFRSATFLPDVIRRDRNQAEFTLGVGDYMDRVVSDSRIANGRTQFAGQARTLQALQSHYGVQAQYVTAIWGLESNYGTNRGETPLISAMATLAYEGRRANFYEQQLMALLRVVQHGDTTPDRMVGSWAGAMGHTQFMPTSYESYAVDFTGDGRRDIWAEDPTDALASTAAYLDNFGWIEGQPWGMEVILPRGFDYNLAGGSVKMPSQWAELGMRAAHGTMRDYGSARLLIVAGAGGPAFLVFKNFDVIKRYNNSDSYALAVGLLGDRIAGAGPLATSWPLGERGLKRDERKEMQTLLTRRGFDTGGVDGILGSQSISAIRSYQRAVGVVPDGYPSVDLLARLRQG